The following proteins are encoded in a genomic region of Oryza brachyantha chromosome 11, ObraRS2, whole genome shotgun sequence:
- the LOC102722154 gene encoding uncharacterized protein LOC102722154 produces MTAHTNNFEPSSHLLVLFRIFKRRCVTRKLFTVTTIKQVLGREIRSPEHISNMESKEEKALVEIDGSDGESFLCGICMEYKPMHSRSYCQGCPHYFCFNCILDHISYRVLGGGIPVRCPEPGCTIGELTYGFWYKHVMEDVHNAWTSAVLRDVSILRCGSCGQFSEGMTKEGMEDVEDDRLDALQRLAIARGWRPCPDCSIFIEWTGGCSIITCWCGCEFCFSCAEMFPPRGNIILKENEQMGKDDKLIQESTRNNEEDLNYYLTTLEAMRRQQFSFKAKFDALHNVGRTKESTPAGDNAATSSQGPDARSKGA; encoded by the exons ATGACAGCTCATACCAACAATTTTGAGCCGTCCAGCCATTTGTTAGTATTGTTCAGGATTTTCAAAAGGAGATGTGTGACAAGAAAGTTGTTCACAGTGACAACTATAAAACAAGTACTGGGTAGAGAGATAAGGTCACCAGAACACATTAGCAACATGGAGAGCAAGGAAGAGAAGGCTCTGGTTGAGATCGATGGCTCTGATGGCGAGTCATTCCTCTGTGGTATATGCATGGAATACAAACCGATGCATAGTCGATCTTACTGCCAAGGTTGCCCCCACTATTTCTGCTTTAACTGCATTTTGGATCATATTAGTTATCGTGTACTGGGGGGTGGTATCCCTGTTCGCTGCCCTGAGCCAGGGTGTACTATTGGCGAGCTTACCTATGGGTTCTGGTACAAGCATGTCATGGAAGATGTACACAATGCTTGGACATCTGCAGTGTTAAGGGATGTTTCAATATTAAGGTGTGGAAGTTGTGGGCAATTTTCGGAAGGTATGACTAAAGAGGGGATGGAGGATGTTGAGGATGACCGCCTCGATGCACTGCAGAGGCTGGCTATTGCAAGAGGCTGGAGGCCATGCCCTGACTGTAGCATATTCATTGAGTGGACTGGAGGATGCAGCATCATAACTTGTTG GTGCGGGTGTGAATTCTGCTTTTCTTGCGCAGAAATGTTTCCACCGAGGGGAAACATTATTCT CAAGGAAAATGAACAGATGGGGAAAGATGACAAACTGATTCAAGAATCTACGAGAAACAATGAAGAGGATCTGAATTATTATCTGACTACACTTGAAGCAATGAGAAGGCAACAATTCAGTTTCAAAGCCAAATTTGATGCTCTGCACAATGTTGGTAGGACCAAGGAGAGTACTCCAGCAGGTGACAATGCTGCAACATCTTCGCAAGGCCCAGATGCTAGAAGCAAGGGTGCATGA